The window GCAGGGCGTCGCGACCCTCTTGCACGACACCTCCTCGTTCACCGATGAGGAGGCCAAGACAAGACATGGGTTCGGCCACTGCGACGGGCTCGTGCTCCTGCCCGCCGAGGATACCGTGTGTGTGCTCAACCCAGCCACAAGCCGAATCATCGAGCTCCCTTGGAGCCCCAACAACGTTGCACCACGCCGGCACTTGGTGGCACAAGGACACCAAGCATTCGGCTTCGGGCGTGACCATCGCTCCAACGCctacaaggtcgcccgcttcttctaCCATGAAACTCGTGCCATGGGTAGCCATGGGATGGAGGTGTTCACTATCGGAAAGGACCAATACTGGCGTGAGACGGCTGCACAACCACCGTACCCGTTTCTAGCAGGATGGATTGCGACCTTCCTCAAGGGTTCCCTGATTTGGACAGTTGACCAGTACTCACTTATGTATGAATGTAATCCCTCGCTTCTACCTCATCATGCAAGTATGACGTGCTTTGTCCGGTTTAGTCTTGAAGATGAATCATTCAGCATCATGACGGGTCCTCCATGGTTTGAAGCGGGCGACTATTTAGAATCCAGATTAGCTAAGTTGAACGGTGAGCTAGCCATCCATCATCTAGGGCCCAACTATGAATCTGTTGAGATATGGATGTGCAATGATGCGGAAAGCAACAACCCGCCACGGTGGGAGCAGCACCATGTTTTCAACTTCCAGGCTTATGTTCGTCTGATAGCTACATTCAACGATGAGATAGTGTACCAAGACGGATCATCGTATCTCTGGCGTCAAACTCATCAAGGAAATAAATTTATGGTTTGCATGACTGACTTGAAGTATCGTAACCCCGACATGGGCACACTTGTTGAATACTCATGGGGGACCATTAAGGACTTTGATGTAATCTTTTTCATTCCTACCCTAGTTCAAATATAGTTAGCTGGCTTATTGCTAACTATGTAATCAGCAAGGACAATCACTGGTATTTTAACCAAATATAGTTGTTTGCACATAGTAGATTTTATATGAACTTTGACATGGTTTTTAGGGCTTACATGATGAGAAGCTTTAGTTAACTATGTCACTTTAATGGTTTTTGCAGAAGTATTATGTTATTTGTCAGAAACACGCTTCTGTTCGAAAAGAAgaggcgcgcgcacacacacacacacctaatgGAAGATCGGgtgttttgcttcttcttttttacAATCCATGGATTTTAAATGTTATTAAATTGTTTGAGtttgaacatgaaaatttcaattATATCCATACGAAGGTCAAATTGAAAAGGAGCTCATATGTACAAACATAAGAGAAATATAAGAGAGAATTAATATAAGGTAATAAGTTTTTAAGGAATCGGACATGGTAGTACACTCCAAAACCTCTAAAACCCTTTGGAGGTTGCCACATAAGATTTGCTATCTTTGAAGGTGTTGCATAACCCCAAATGCCTCTTTCTTAAATCTACCAAGGCCCATAGCCCTAACAAACAAGCGGCTTCCCAAACTGATTCCTCCAGAATTGATTCTATTAAATGAACTACGGGCCATCCAAAGTCAGAATCACTGAAATCGCTAATTCCCGAGCTTCTTTGTTGCTTCCCGCACTCACTTGACATTTTTACAGATTTTTACCATTTCTCAAACCGTTCATCCCTCTCCTACCCTCATCCCCTCCCTCATTTTTCGCATCTGGTTATGGCGAGGCACACATACCCTACCCCCGCAGGCACCCATGGCAGCTGGATCTAAATTCCTCCACCTCTCTGACCTCTGTGCATCATCCTCCCTGACGGAACCTCATGCGCCCCCTACCGTCCCGAGGTCGACCAGTGACGCCCCAAGCACACCACTCCCTGCTCTAGCCATGCCCTCAACATGCTCCATTCTCGAGCCCGATCTACTGCTCTCCACCGCCTCCCTCATTTCCATGTTGGTCCATCAACTAGAGGGTCTAGACATCATTGCTCTACTGTCGTGGTTGAGAAGTTGCCATGTTATTTGTCGTTCTTTTCTCTTCTCTGATGGACATTTGTTCATATCATGTGTGTTTTCTCCCTGTGAgaatgtgtatgtatgtatgtatgtatgtatgtatgtattggaAGATTTGTGAACTGTTCAATGAGTGTGATTAGTTCTGCAAGTTCCATGGTTGACCAACACATTCAGGGCGTTGCAGATATTTCACAATACTTCTGATATTCTAAAAGCAAGGTAAACAATGGTAAACTTCTGATTCTGAAAATTTGTAGCCACCGCTGGAATCGAAGCCACAATTGATTCTTGGGAATCTGTCGCCCAAACAAATGGGGCCTAAAGGGGCTACCAGAGCCAAAAGACTCGTCATTAGGAACTCCTCGGGCAACACACATAACCGATACTTTCCGTTGCCATCATTCTGAATTTCAACTTTCATACTCCAAGAAAAGAATTACTAACATATTGTTTTTCAATAAAGTAGCCCTAAAACCAGACTTGCCATTACCATGTTTCCACATTTAAGTCCAAGAAAAGAAGAAACACTTATTTTGTAGAAAATGATCAATGGCCAAATAGCagattgttagaataaatccgaggcataccgtcaatcatccgaggatcaagcaatcacacgagcacgagaccgagatttgttaatgaggttcaccgatatggctacatccccggggcctgactacgagcgctccttcccatgacaccatcacaataccgcacaccggccaccctggcgccggcacacgccgccggcaccCCCTTGCGcgtctgtgctattatgttggcataggttacatcgtgtgtctacccccgctatatatgagaggctaggatacaagtgtcctactaggacacgactccacatcctatgtaaacacgatacaactacaagtccaactgtaacctaccttgtatactatattcgacacaactctaacaaactccaccttggtgaatattctccaccaccttgaatttgtcaatgcgtcaaacttccatgtacattggacttgagtttatcccatgagaaccgctgctactccaaagactccatatgactccacctgcaacttgtagtctctTCTTTTCTTgaacacagtcaacactcgagcaaaattaagttccacattactctagtttgcgctcccaactttcaaagtatcagtccaacgccatcacacactaatcactgacctgcgtgaaagtgaacaactcacatattgggtgtcacacataagagttacctgaactcaacatcaccacccctttcttgaccgcctgtctgaaacgtgaaggaatttcaccgttgcttgtagtcatctcgagtcaaattcgcagttgtctcaccacatgtatgaccaccagagccctggcccgtctccatgtcccgtgcgcgtcgcacgcctcgccgctattaccgcgtcgagcctccgctgtcccggtcgagtctcaagggtcgcgaacccacaccactcaaccccactgcagagta is drawn from Triticum dicoccoides isolate Atlit2015 ecotype Zavitan chromosome 4A, WEW_v2.0, whole genome shotgun sequence and contains these coding sequences:
- the LOC119284295 gene encoding putative F-box protein At2g02030; translated protein: MSCLPQELILVRLPAKSLLRLRCVCKAWRDTISGADPSFSQEHLYRLHQQVRKPCSLLIAPRIRSERIKGKIATPGLYLWEESRQGVATLLHDTSSFTDEEAKTRHGFGHCDGLVLLPAEDTVCVLNPATSRIIELPWSPNNVAPRRHLVAQGHQAFGFGRDHRSNAYKVARFFYHETRAMGSHGMEVFTIGKDQYWRETAAQPPYPFLAGWIATFLKGSLIWTVDQYSLMYECNPSLLPHHASMTCFVRFSLEDESFSIMTGPPWFEAGDYLESRLAKLNGELAIHHLGPNYESVEIWMCNDAESNNPPRWEQHHVFNFQAYVRLIATFNDEIVYQDGSSYLWRQTHQGNKFMVCMTDLKYRNPDMGTLVEYSWGTIKDFDAITTTAVLGARWLGASLTVALRRGLLEFQVGPDNGFTFEHVQWTKVGGFIFKADRHGPAVHDVVFHDLDTQRYLNNARHGNDKIILLLGTMGSPQLLMLDK